GGAGCACAACAAGGATCCGTTTCATATCGAGCACGCTGAAACGGTCGAGCAGACCATGAAGTACTTTGCCCGCGAATACGATCCTGAAAACGAGGGGTTCTGGGGCATTGTCGGGCTGCTGCACGATCTCGATTGGGAAGAGCACGACGACGAACCCGAGCTGCACACCATCTATGCGGCAAAGGATATCGAAGCGGCCGGCGGCTCGCCCGAGCTCATCCGTGCCATTCAGTCGCACACCTCGGATTTCAACACCGATTTGCCCAAGCCCGAACTGCAGATGGAAAAGATCCTGTTTGCTACCGAAGAGCTTACCGGGCTCATCGGCGCAGCCATCGTTATGCGCCCTTCGAAGAGC
Above is a genomic segment from Raoultibacter phocaeensis containing:
- a CDS encoding HD domain-containing protein, which encodes MTKLEAGMSRDEAFALLQEHNKDPFHIEHAETVEQTMKYFAREYDPENEGFWGIVGLLHDLDWEEHDDEPELHTIYAAKDIEAAGGSPELIRAIQSHTSDFNTDLPKPELQMEKILFATEELTGLIGAAIVMRPSKSVMDFEVKSLKKKFKDKRFAAGVSRDVIRSGAEMLGWELDELFARTIEAMQSFAPDKDTFVLAE